The Deltaproteobacteria bacterium sequence CCGGCCACCTCTTGCAGGCACAGGCCTCCCCTTCTTTCCTCGAAATCACGCACTATTGCCTGCAGTTGGCATTCTATTTCCTTTTTATCGGCGGCACCGATGACCGCGGCTATTTTGTCCACCGAGATAGGGCTTTCCGAGGCCAAAATCAGCGCCTCCATGATGCTCCGTATTTCATCCACCTGCATACCTCTTCGATACGTTTGAATTTCTCCTAAAACGCGGCAAATCGTCATACCGGCGAAAGCCGGTATCCAGTCTTTTCAATACCTTCTGGACCCCGGCTTTCGCCGGGGTGACAAAAAAGGTAGAAATTCAAAGCTCTCACTCAGTCCTCGGCACTATGTATTTCCTCAACGGCCCTGAAAATTCTGATTACGCCGAACGGTCCCGTCTGATAGGCTTTAATCATTCTTAATTTCATGAGTTCTAAAATTGCCAGCAAAGTATATATGATCATTCTCCTGTCCGCAAGTCTATCAAAGAGGTCTTCAAAAACAAGATTCCCCGCCTGCGTCAGCCTGTCCATTATTTCATTTATCCGGTCGGCCAGGGACAGATGCTCGCCCTCAATCTCCAGATATTCTTCCTTGCCCAGTTGAGCGACCATTTTTTGAAAGGCGGCAACAAGATCGAAGAGATTCAGTTCGATGTCCTGGGTGTCGCCATCATCTGCTGACTGCATTTCCGGGAGGGAATAAGCCCTTTTAAAGACGTCCCTTTCCAGCAGCAGCCGCCCATCCAGGCGCAATGCCGCTTCCTTGTAGGACTTGTATTCAAGCAGTTGCTGGACCAGTTCCACCCGGGGATCCTGTCCATCTTCCGCTTCGTCATCTTCTTCGCGCGGCAGCAGCAGCCGCGATTTTATGTGAATCAGCGTTGAGGCCAGGACCAGGTATTCACCGACCAGGTCAAGATTCAGAGAACGCATGATTT is a genomic window containing:
- a CDS encoding segregation/condensation protein A — encoded protein: MAYEIKLDVFEGPLDLLLYLIKKNEIDIYNIPIALITDQYLDYLEIMRSLNLDLVGEYLVLASTLIHIKSRLLLPREEDDEAEDGQDPRVELVQQLLEYKSYKEAALRLDGRLLLERDVFKRAYSLPEMQSADDGDTQDIELNLFDLVAAFQKMVAQLGKEEYLEIEGEHLSLADRINEIMDRLTQAGNLVFEDLFDRLADRRMIIYTLLAILELMKLRMIKAYQTGPFGVIRIFRAVEEIHSAED